The following coding sequences are from one Odocoileus virginianus isolate 20LAN1187 ecotype Illinois chromosome 7, Ovbor_1.2, whole genome shotgun sequence window:
- the ZNF32 gene encoding zinc finger protein 32 isoform X1: MFGFPTATLLDCHGRYAQNVAFFTYWCILHDFPLILPDVMTEAHQKYDHSEATGSSSWDFQNSFRREKLEQKSPDSKTLQEDSPGVRQRVYECQECGKSFRQKGSLTLHERIHTGQKPFECTHCGKSFRAKGNLVTHQRIHTGEKPYQCKECGKSFSQRGSLAVHERLHTGQKPYECAICQRSFRNQSNLAVHRRVHSGEKPYRCDQCGKAFSQKGSLIVHIRVHTGLKPYACAQCRKSFHTRGNCVLHGKIHTGETPYLCGQCGKSFTQRGSLAVHQRSCSQRLTL, encoded by the exons ATGTTTGGATTTCCAACAGCTACCCTGCTGGACTGTCATGGAAGATATGCCCAGAATGTAGCCTTTTTCA CATATTGGTGCATCTTACATGACTTCCCTCTCATTTTACCAGATGTGATGACAGAAGCCCACCAAAAATATGATCACTCTGAGGCCACAGGATCCTCAAGCTGGGATTTCCAGAATTCTTTCAGAAGAGAGAAGCTGGAACAAAAATCCCCAGATTCTAAGACACTACAGGAAGATTCACCTGGAGTGAGACAGAGGGTCTATGAGTGCCAGgaatgtggaaaatccttcagGCAGAAGGGTAGTCTAACATTACATGAGAGAATCCACACTGGTCAGAAGCCCTTTGAGTGCACCCATTGTGGAAAAAGCTTTAGGGCCAAAGGCAATCTTGTTACACATCAACGAAtacacacaggagagaagccctatCAGTGCAAGGAGTGTGGGAAAAGCTTTAGTCAACGAGGTAGTCTGGCCGTTCATGAAAGACTCCACACGGGACAGAAACCCTATGAGTGTGCTATTTGTCAGAGAAGCTTCAGGAATCAAAGTAACCTTGCTGTTCACAGAAGAGTTCATAGTGGTGAGAAGCCCTATAGATGTGATCAGTGTGGAAAAGCCTTCAGTCAGAAAGGAAGCTTAATTGTTCATATCAGAGTCCACACAGGCCTGAAACCCTATGCCTGTGCACAATGCAGGAAGAGTTTCCACACCAGGGGGAACTGTGTTCTGCATGGCAAAATCCACACAGGAGAGACGCCCTATCTGTGCGGCCAGTGTGGGAAAAGCTTCACTCAGAGAGGGAGTCTGGCTGTGCACCAGCGGAGCTGCTCACAAAGGCTCACCTTGTAA
- the ZNF32 gene encoding zinc finger protein 32 isoform X3: MSNDVMTEAHQKYDHSEATGSSSWDFQNSFRREKLEQKSPDSKTLQEDSPGVRQRVYECQECGKSFRQKGSLTLHERIHTGQKPFECTHCGKSFRAKGNLVTHQRIHTGEKPYQCKECGKSFSQRGSLAVHERLHTGQKPYECAICQRSFRNQSNLAVHRRVHSGEKPYRCDQCGKAFSQKGSLIVHIRVHTGLKPYACAQCRKSFHTRGNCVLHGKIHTGETPYLCGQCGKSFTQRGSLAVHQRSCSQRLTL; the protein is encoded by the exons ATGAGCAATG ATGTGATGACAGAAGCCCACCAAAAATATGATCACTCTGAGGCCACAGGATCCTCAAGCTGGGATTTCCAGAATTCTTTCAGAAGAGAGAAGCTGGAACAAAAATCCCCAGATTCTAAGACACTACAGGAAGATTCACCTGGAGTGAGACAGAGGGTCTATGAGTGCCAGgaatgtggaaaatccttcagGCAGAAGGGTAGTCTAACATTACATGAGAGAATCCACACTGGTCAGAAGCCCTTTGAGTGCACCCATTGTGGAAAAAGCTTTAGGGCCAAAGGCAATCTTGTTACACATCAACGAAtacacacaggagagaagccctatCAGTGCAAGGAGTGTGGGAAAAGCTTTAGTCAACGAGGTAGTCTGGCCGTTCATGAAAGACTCCACACGGGACAGAAACCCTATGAGTGTGCTATTTGTCAGAGAAGCTTCAGGAATCAAAGTAACCTTGCTGTTCACAGAAGAGTTCATAGTGGTGAGAAGCCCTATAGATGTGATCAGTGTGGAAAAGCCTTCAGTCAGAAAGGAAGCTTAATTGTTCATATCAGAGTCCACACAGGCCTGAAACCCTATGCCTGTGCACAATGCAGGAAGAGTTTCCACACCAGGGGGAACTGTGTTCTGCATGGCAAAATCCACACAGGAGAGACGCCCTATCTGTGCGGCCAGTGTGGGAAAAGCTTCACTCAGAGAGGGAGTCTGGCTGTGCACCAGCGGAGCTGCTCACAAAGGCTCACCTTGTAA
- the ZNF32 gene encoding zinc finger protein 32 isoform X2 — MFGFPTATLLDCHGRYAQNVAFFNVMTEAHQKYDHSEATGSSSWDFQNSFRREKLEQKSPDSKTLQEDSPGVRQRVYECQECGKSFRQKGSLTLHERIHTGQKPFECTHCGKSFRAKGNLVTHQRIHTGEKPYQCKECGKSFSQRGSLAVHERLHTGQKPYECAICQRSFRNQSNLAVHRRVHSGEKPYRCDQCGKAFSQKGSLIVHIRVHTGLKPYACAQCRKSFHTRGNCVLHGKIHTGETPYLCGQCGKSFTQRGSLAVHQRSCSQRLTL, encoded by the exons ATGTTTGGATTTCCAACAGCTACCCTGCTGGACTGTCATGGAAGATATGCCCAGAATGTAGCCTTTTTCA ATGTGATGACAGAAGCCCACCAAAAATATGATCACTCTGAGGCCACAGGATCCTCAAGCTGGGATTTCCAGAATTCTTTCAGAAGAGAGAAGCTGGAACAAAAATCCCCAGATTCTAAGACACTACAGGAAGATTCACCTGGAGTGAGACAGAGGGTCTATGAGTGCCAGgaatgtggaaaatccttcagGCAGAAGGGTAGTCTAACATTACATGAGAGAATCCACACTGGTCAGAAGCCCTTTGAGTGCACCCATTGTGGAAAAAGCTTTAGGGCCAAAGGCAATCTTGTTACACATCAACGAAtacacacaggagagaagccctatCAGTGCAAGGAGTGTGGGAAAAGCTTTAGTCAACGAGGTAGTCTGGCCGTTCATGAAAGACTCCACACGGGACAGAAACCCTATGAGTGTGCTATTTGTCAGAGAAGCTTCAGGAATCAAAGTAACCTTGCTGTTCACAGAAGAGTTCATAGTGGTGAGAAGCCCTATAGATGTGATCAGTGTGGAAAAGCCTTCAGTCAGAAAGGAAGCTTAATTGTTCATATCAGAGTCCACACAGGCCTGAAACCCTATGCCTGTGCACAATGCAGGAAGAGTTTCCACACCAGGGGGAACTGTGTTCTGCATGGCAAAATCCACACAGGAGAGACGCCCTATCTGTGCGGCCAGTGTGGGAAAAGCTTCACTCAGAGAGGGAGTCTGGCTGTGCACCAGCGGAGCTGCTCACAAAGGCTCACCTTGTAA
- the ZNF485 gene encoding LOW QUALITY PROTEIN: zinc finger protein 485 (The sequence of the model RefSeq protein was modified relative to this genomic sequence to represent the inferred CDS: inserted 9 bases in 5 codons; substituted 3 bases at 3 genomic stop codons), with amino-acid sequence MCSSHFQYFNITLKLKFFFFLVQECVFETKMSALKQNTERCDLGEQTXSVMMVSILYWEGSSCTEKIHYKXEESEKDFKYXIYXRNNDEKPHKCKECGIALKSSSSLLNHKIHXGRKSYRWVNCGQFLKNHATFVNHQKIHFKEKTHKCNECGIAFRNNSVLLSHQRLHYISQKLYKYKDCGKAFAQNSGLVCHVKIYSGEKPXKCNECVKAFRDNSAVLEHQGIHTGEKPYPCNEYGKSFRKIPRLISHQKCKQERNYHCNKCGKSLRYSLSXAGHQKTHSGNKSYQYNDRGKAFMKSSALIEHWRIHTKEKPYHCKKYKKSFRHNSGLVEYLKIHPGEKPYECNECGKAFPQNSGLRXYKKIHSKIQNLSHQM; translated from the exons ATGTGCAGCTCTCATTTTCAGTATTTCAATATaacattgaaattaaaattttttttttttttggttcaagaGTGTGTATTTGAAACAAAGATGTCAGCCCTAAAGCAAAATACTGAGAGATGTGATTTGGGAGAACAAAC GAGTGTCATGATGGTAAGCATCCTGTACTGGGAAGGCAGCAGCTGCACAGAGAAGATACACTATAAATGAGAGGAAAGTGAGAAAGACTTCAAATA TATCTATTAGAGAAATAATGATGAGAAACCTcataaatgtaaagaatgtgggaTAGCCCTTAAGAGCAGCTCGTCccttttaaatcataaaattca AGGCAGGAAGTCTTACAGATGGGTTAATTGTGGGCAGTTCCTCAAGAATCATGCAACATTTGTTAATcatcagaaaattcattttaaagagaaaacacataAATGCAATGAATGTGGAATAGCTTTCAGAAATAATTCTGTCCTTTTAAGTCACCAAAGACTTCATTATATTAGTCAGAAACTCTACAAATATAAAGATTGTGGGAAAGCCTTTGCTCAGAATTCAGGCCTTGTTTGTCATGTGAAAATATATAGTGGAGAGAAGCC TAAATGTAATGAATGTGTGAAAGCTTTCAGGGATAACTCAGCTGTCTTGGAACATCAGGGAATACATACTGGTGAGAAACCATATCCATGTAATGAATATGGAAAATCCTTTAGGAAAATTCCAAGACTTATTAGTCATCAAAAATGCAAACAGGAGAGAAACTATCACTGTAATAAATGTGGAAAATCTTTGAGGTACAGTTTAT TTGCTGGACATCAGAAAACTCATAGTGGGAATAAATCCTATCAATATAATGATCGTGGAAAAGCCTTCATGAAGAGCTCAGCCCTTATTGAACATTGGAGAATTCATACTAAAGAAAAACCCTATCACTGTAAGAAATATAAGAAGTCCTTCAGGCATAACTCTGGCCTTGTTGAATATCTGAAAATCCATCCTGGAGAAAAACCTtatgaatgtaatgaatgtgggaagGCTTTCCCTCAGAATTCAGGCCTCAGATGATATAAGAAAATTCATAGTAAAATTCAGAATTTGAGCCATCAAATGTAG